A window of Pirellula sp. SH-Sr6A contains these coding sequences:
- a CDS encoding DUF1080 domain-containing protein, with product MKKLTLLATLATVCIPFTAPSAIHAQESSRVPASIKLEEGFEWLFDGKSLSGWEGNQDWFRIEEGAIVAGALDKKIPHNEFLCTKEKFGDFELKLEVKLRGEGDNAGVQFRTVRIPNNTEVSGYQCDVGRAWNRNVWGCLYDESRRNKMLAEVSDDKLKNWVKPNDWNELSIKAIGNRIELGL from the coding sequence ATGAAAAAGCTAACTCTCCTGGCTACTCTTGCGACGGTTTGTATTCCCTTTACTGCTCCTTCGGCAATCCATGCCCAAGAATCCTCTAGAGTTCCTGCTTCGATCAAGCTGGAAGAAGGATTCGAATGGCTTTTCGATGGCAAGTCCCTGTCGGGATGGGAAGGGAACCAGGATTGGTTTCGTATCGAAGAAGGTGCGATTGTGGCGGGGGCACTGGACAAGAAAATCCCCCACAATGAATTCTTGTGTACTAAAGAAAAGTTTGGCGATTTTGAATTGAAACTCGAAGTGAAGCTCCGGGGCGAAGGGGACAACGCCGGCGTACAATTTCGCACAGTTCGAATCCCAAACAATACCGAAGTGAGCGGGTACCAATGCGATGTCGGAAGGGCATGGAATCGCAATGTCTGGGGGTGCTTGTACGACGAGTCGCGTCGAAACAAGATGTTGGCGGAGGTGAGCGACGACAAGCTCAAGAACTGGGTTAAACCGAACGATTGGAATGAGCTGAGCATCAAGGCAATCGGAAATCGCATCGAGCTCGGACTGTAA
- the tnpC gene encoding IS66 family transposase, with translation MSPPTSSHPLIPAEIDAEMTPAVRAFVHALIAGFQSQINILQSQIVDLNAKISDLESQVKKLTPQNSSIPPSSVHPHAKALKNKPKSGKSRGGQKGHPRHQRALVPVDQCDSIIALMPSTCRCCQKPLSGEDSSPIRHQVYELPVIKAFITEYQRHRLHCTRCGTTTCAELPIGVPSGQSGPRLIAFTALLMGHFRQSKRLASEFLRDLLNIPCCPATTVKMQDIASAALAKPHEELRQSLASERNVFMDETPTKQANTKAWLWTAVANQFVVFSVFASRAATAIESLLGSNFEGIINCDRAKMYYVAKHLQWCWAHLIRDIQAMIDSKVPDRVGFGTQVMKEVKEVFRLWHRFKQGQIEWEEFQNSAIPIAKKINELLYAGMGSHDSKLRNQCKSLYVHRNRLWLFISNQGLEPTNNRAERALRKAVIYRKLSFGTQSEGGSRFIERIFSVAATCRIQNRSVYQYLVRAIEAKLTNQPAPKILPTP, from the coding sequence GTGTCTCCACCAACATCATCCCATCCGCTGATCCCTGCTGAAATCGACGCCGAGATGACTCCGGCGGTTCGGGCTTTTGTGCACGCGTTGATTGCTGGCTTTCAGTCCCAGATCAACATCCTGCAATCGCAGATCGTTGATTTAAATGCGAAAATCTCGGATCTCGAATCTCAAGTCAAGAAACTGACCCCTCAGAATTCCTCAATACCGCCAAGCAGCGTGCATCCCCACGCCAAAGCTCTTAAGAACAAACCCAAGAGCGGTAAAAGTCGTGGTGGACAAAAGGGACACCCTCGCCACCAGCGTGCGTTGGTCCCGGTTGACCAATGCGACTCTATAATTGCGCTGATGCCTTCGACGTGCCGTTGTTGCCAAAAACCACTGTCCGGCGAAGATTCTTCACCTATCCGTCACCAAGTTTATGAACTTCCGGTCATCAAGGCTTTCATCACCGAATACCAGCGTCATCGACTCCATTGCACCCGATGCGGCACAACAACATGTGCTGAGCTTCCAATAGGTGTACCGAGTGGACAGTCCGGACCGAGGCTGATTGCATTTACCGCATTACTGATGGGACACTTTCGCCAAAGCAAACGCCTAGCGTCGGAATTTCTACGCGACCTACTGAACATTCCCTGTTGCCCTGCAACCACCGTCAAGATGCAGGACATCGCATCGGCAGCGCTCGCCAAACCGCACGAAGAACTCCGGCAATCGCTTGCATCAGAGCGCAACGTCTTTATGGACGAAACCCCCACTAAGCAGGCCAACACCAAGGCCTGGCTGTGGACGGCCGTAGCAAATCAATTCGTCGTTTTTTCTGTTTTCGCCAGTCGCGCAGCAACTGCGATCGAATCGCTTCTAGGTTCTAATTTTGAAGGCATCATCAACTGCGACCGTGCGAAGATGTACTATGTTGCGAAACATCTGCAATGGTGCTGGGCTCACTTGATTCGCGATATCCAAGCGATGATCGATTCGAAGGTCCCGGATCGTGTCGGATTCGGTACTCAAGTCATGAAAGAGGTCAAAGAAGTTTTTCGTCTATGGCATCGATTCAAGCAAGGCCAGATCGAATGGGAGGAATTCCAGAATTCAGCGATCCCAATAGCCAAGAAGATCAATGAACTTCTGTACGCAGGAATGGGAAGTCACGATTCGAAGTTGCGGAATCAGTGTAAATCGCTGTATGTGCACCGAAACCGGTTATGGCTGTTCATCAGCAATCAAGGGCTTGAACCAACGAACAACCGCGCCGAACGAGCGTTGCGCAAGGCTGTCATTTATCGAAAGTTATCTTTTGGAACGCAGTCGGAAGGCGGCAGCAGGTTTATCGAGCGCATCTTTAGCGTTGCAGCAACATGCCGCATTCAAAATCGAAGCGTCTATCAGTACCTTGTTCGAGCCATCGAAGCCAAACTAACAAATCAGCCAGCCCCCAAGATACTCCCCACCCCGTGA
- a CDS encoding Gfo/Idh/MocA family protein — protein MDRRHFLAGAAAGSIALAQHSETLANLLDNKNKRVGLIGTGWYGKCDLFRLMQVAPVDVVSLCDVDSKMLSEASEMVTQKQKGTAPRTFSDYRKMLAEKDLDIVLIATPDHWHALPTIEALKTGADVYVQKPISVDIVEGEAMLAAARKYNRVVQVGTQRRSTPHLMEAKRDIVDAGLLGKVSHAEVYCYYHMRAKENPPDEMPPANLDYEMWTGPAPMRPYNNLCHPRRWRAFKEYGNGIVGDMCIHMLDLVRWQLGLGWPTRVSSQGGIFVDKNSKANIPDTQTATFEFPELNVVWTHRTWGDAPDPEYPWGATLYGEKGTLKMSVQKFDFIPRDRRQKPVHRDVVMELDKYPEDRTEKDLEQHVAPAIRVHMLDFLKSIQERSKPVADIEQGHISTAACILANMSLELGRSLAWDPSQGKIVGDDAANQMLRRAYRAPWVHPEVGTV, from the coding sequence ATGGACAGAAGGCATTTTCTAGCCGGGGCGGCTGCGGGATCGATCGCCCTCGCCCAACACAGCGAAACGTTGGCGAATCTTTTGGATAACAAGAACAAACGCGTCGGGCTGATCGGGACCGGTTGGTATGGCAAATGCGATCTGTTTCGATTGATGCAGGTCGCTCCCGTCGATGTGGTATCCCTTTGCGACGTCGATAGCAAAATGCTCTCGGAGGCTTCCGAGATGGTTACACAGAAGCAGAAAGGAACTGCGCCGAGAACGTTTTCTGATTACCGAAAAATGCTGGCGGAGAAAGATCTCGATATTGTCTTGATCGCAACCCCTGACCATTGGCATGCGCTCCCAACGATCGAGGCCTTGAAAACCGGAGCGGACGTTTACGTTCAAAAACCGATCAGCGTCGATATCGTCGAGGGAGAGGCGATGCTCGCAGCCGCTCGGAAATACAATCGAGTCGTGCAAGTCGGAACGCAGCGGCGCAGCACACCGCATTTGATGGAAGCCAAACGGGACATTGTCGACGCTGGGCTTCTCGGGAAAGTCTCCCATGCGGAAGTCTACTGCTACTACCATATGCGGGCCAAAGAAAACCCACCCGATGAGATGCCTCCTGCAAATCTGGATTACGAAATGTGGACCGGCCCTGCCCCGATGCGTCCCTACAATAATCTTTGCCACCCGCGGCGTTGGCGAGCCTTTAAGGAATATGGCAACGGGATTGTCGGCGATATGTGTATCCACATGCTCGATCTCGTTCGATGGCAACTGGGACTGGGGTGGCCCACGAGAGTCTCCTCGCAAGGAGGAATCTTTGTCGATAAGAATTCCAAAGCCAATATTCCCGACACGCAAACTGCCACATTCGAGTTTCCCGAATTGAATGTGGTTTGGACCCATCGAACTTGGGGCGATGCCCCTGATCCTGAGTATCCTTGGGGAGCGACCCTGTATGGAGAAAAAGGAACACTCAAAATGAGTGTTCAGAAATTCGATTTCATTCCCCGCGACCGAAGGCAAAAGCCCGTACATCGTGATGTGGTGATGGAATTGGACAAATACCCGGAGGATCGAACCGAAAAAGATCTAGAACAACATGTTGCACCCGCTATACGCGTGCATATGCTCGACTTCTTGAAGTCGATCCAAGAGCGTTCCAAACCGGTTGCGGATATCGAACAGGGCCATATTTCAACGGCTGCGTGCATCCTTGCGAATATGTCCCTCGAGCTTGGAAGATCGTTGGCGTGGGATCCATCACAGGGCAAGATCGTGGGAGACGACGCAGCGAATCAGATGTTGCGACGCGCTTACCGAGCACCATGGGTGCACCCCGAGGTTGGGACGGTCTAA
- a CDS encoding Fur family transcriptional regulator: protein MTKKPDVDEVELARQILRAVGLRSTPARIAVLSALRKATKPQTHAELSDLLVPQGFDKATVFRNLTDLTDAELVSRTELGDHVWRFEIRDPEHDRSSHPHFVCVECGIVSCLEGISVPDEKVRKSHNISRVTEILVKGHCTVCEPSAGR from the coding sequence ATGACTAAGAAGCCTGATGTCGACGAAGTAGAGCTGGCTCGACAAATCCTACGCGCGGTTGGACTCCGAAGCACTCCGGCTCGGATCGCGGTCCTATCGGCTTTGCGCAAGGCGACGAAACCTCAAACGCACGCCGAACTCTCCGATTTGCTCGTTCCCCAAGGCTTCGACAAAGCGACGGTGTTCCGAAACCTGACGGATCTCACCGACGCAGAGTTGGTGAGTCGCACGGAACTCGGAGACCACGTCTGGCGATTCGAGATCCGAGATCCCGAACACGATCGGAGCAGCCACCCGCACTTTGTGTGCGTGGAGTGCGGGATTGTCTCCTGTTTAGAAGGAATCTCGGTGCCAGATGAGAAGGTTCGAAAGTCGCACAACATCTCTCGAGTCACCGAGATCTTGGTAAAAGGTCATTGCACCGTCTGCGAACCCTCCGCGGGCCGATAA
- a CDS encoding response regulator, translating into MKTVLDVGNCNPDHAAIRSMLSARYDVQVLRADALSDTLQILKKGGVDLVLINRKLDIDYSDGVEILKAIKADPDLSNIPVMIITNYPEHQEAAVALGAEYGFGKLQYQEMDTQERLSRFLDRK; encoded by the coding sequence ATGAAGACCGTTCTCGACGTTGGAAACTGCAATCCCGACCACGCAGCAATCCGTTCCATGCTTTCCGCTCGTTACGATGTCCAAGTCCTTCGGGCCGATGCGCTCTCCGATACCCTCCAAATCCTCAAAAAAGGGGGAGTCGACTTGGTACTCATCAATCGCAAGCTAGACATCGACTATTCGGACGGTGTCGAGATTCTGAAGGCGATCAAGGCGGATCCCGATTTGTCCAACATCCCGGTGATGATCATCACAAACTACCCGGAACATCAAGAAGCCGCCGTGGCGCTGGGTGCCGAATACGGGTTTGGCAAGCTACAATATCAGGAGATGGACACGCAGGAACGCCTGTCTCGATTTCTTGATCGCAAATAG
- a CDS encoding ABC transporter substrate-binding protein, protein MPNLTLMESPSHSLSKPLQGFFNGTRSTLRRIHGILIERSWLLISGMLALMALSNPCVAQSLDQVLEEIGVTGSVLDAPPFDVIVVTAEHGGKSVQVNLLDLPDRKVPSSPKPAEKLRCVLNLFPGRLYEIQWKDISKIILWEELVLDRAKKLLANKDYAEAFEHLVYLRDNYPQSSNVQTLHQEFLFSSARDMASSGDLPHTLAALEELQRRFPNFRTEDVQTAISSVAAKLIDDLFARNELGVARSMILRLDKEYPGKLPMVAKAKSRFQELAETYRKSATEFRQAGDYGRARQAAVRMLEIEPELEGGKEFLNELIKEFPLVRVGVFQRASKPDTAALADWPAFRLGQLTSTPVFSFRNTGPEGGIYQFSYGNAVHSDDRMQLDLTLQNVDSSTVPDSLFLSQALLQRANIGHPLYVPGWASIFESVSVLGPERLRIRLRQPHVLPQAMMQWQLPKQGEQSFVRTIYQLKSEEDNRKRFEWIGESDAADFQPREIQEVYYEDPNQAINDLLKGELEFIDRLFPADARRLGGYRYIKTEPYALPMVHMLVPRGKGPFFEDREFRRALLYAINRSAILSDEILGGKPSPVDRLISGPFPAGASETDALAYAYNLSVEEPPYDPRTATVLVMLSQANQTSRAAKRKEPAPKLPVIRLGVPNFEAARVAGQAILQAWKIIGVDGKLVVYDELPRLEDDSIDILYMSAALWEPVTDAERLFGVGGPAETNNQYIVQALGKLNAARNWREVREGCQDLHALVAAHLPVLPLWQVSETFAYRTEIQGVAKRPIGLYQDVQKWRIQVR, encoded by the coding sequence ATGCCAAACCTGACATTGATGGAATCGCCATCCCACTCTCTATCGAAGCCGTTGCAAGGGTTCTTCAACGGCACTCGAAGTACGCTTCGACGGATTCATGGAATCTTGATCGAACGAAGTTGGCTGCTGATAAGTGGGATGCTCGCGCTGATGGCCCTCAGCAATCCATGCGTGGCACAATCGCTCGATCAAGTATTGGAGGAGATCGGTGTGACGGGATCGGTCTTGGACGCACCCCCGTTCGATGTCATCGTGGTAACGGCTGAGCATGGAGGCAAAAGCGTTCAAGTCAATTTACTCGACTTGCCTGACCGAAAAGTTCCTAGCTCTCCAAAGCCTGCGGAGAAACTGCGTTGTGTCCTGAACCTGTTTCCAGGACGCCTCTACGAGATTCAATGGAAAGACATTTCCAAAATAATCCTTTGGGAAGAACTGGTCCTGGACCGTGCCAAAAAGCTGCTGGCCAACAAAGATTACGCCGAAGCGTTCGAGCATCTGGTTTACTTGCGCGATAATTACCCACAGTCTTCAAATGTGCAAACGTTGCACCAGGAGTTTCTTTTTTCTTCCGCGAGAGACATGGCTTCCTCGGGCGACCTCCCTCACACCCTCGCGGCCTTGGAAGAGCTTCAACGACGGTTTCCCAACTTCAGAACTGAAGATGTGCAGACAGCGATCTCCTCGGTCGCCGCGAAATTGATCGACGACCTGTTTGCCCGAAACGAACTCGGGGTGGCTCGCTCGATGATCCTTCGATTGGACAAGGAATACCCGGGTAAGCTTCCGATGGTCGCGAAAGCGAAGTCTCGATTTCAAGAGCTGGCGGAGACATATCGCAAGAGTGCGACCGAATTTCGACAAGCGGGCGATTACGGCCGTGCGAGGCAAGCCGCTGTTAGGATGCTGGAAATTGAACCAGAGCTGGAGGGGGGCAAGGAATTTCTGAATGAGCTCATCAAAGAGTTCCCACTCGTACGAGTCGGCGTATTTCAGCGAGCATCGAAGCCGGATACGGCCGCTTTGGCAGATTGGCCCGCATTCCGTTTGGGCCAGTTGACTTCGACTCCCGTTTTCTCATTCCGAAATACAGGGCCCGAAGGGGGGATCTACCAATTCAGTTACGGAAATGCAGTTCATAGTGACGACCGGATGCAGCTGGACCTTACCCTACAAAATGTCGATAGCTCGACAGTCCCCGATAGCCTGTTTCTATCGCAAGCTCTACTGCAGAGAGCCAACATCGGCCACCCACTGTACGTCCCCGGTTGGGCATCCATTTTTGAATCGGTCTCGGTCTTGGGACCGGAGAGGCTGAGGATTCGATTGCGACAACCTCACGTCTTGCCCCAAGCCATGATGCAGTGGCAGTTGCCGAAACAGGGGGAGCAAAGCTTCGTCCGCACAATCTACCAATTGAAATCGGAGGAAGACAACAGGAAGCGGTTTGAGTGGATAGGCGAATCGGATGCAGCCGATTTTCAGCCGAGAGAAATCCAAGAGGTCTATTACGAAGATCCCAATCAAGCGATCAACGATCTCCTAAAAGGGGAACTCGAATTCATCGATCGTCTCTTTCCTGCGGACGCTCGACGGCTGGGCGGTTATCGATACATCAAAACCGAACCCTACGCGCTCCCTATGGTGCACATGTTGGTTCCGCGCGGAAAGGGACCATTTTTCGAAGACCGAGAATTTCGTCGCGCTTTGCTCTACGCAATCAATCGATCCGCTATTCTGAGTGACGAGATTTTGGGCGGGAAACCTAGCCCTGTCGATCGACTTATTTCAGGCCCATTTCCAGCAGGTGCAAGCGAGACCGATGCGCTCGCTTATGCGTACAATCTCTCTGTCGAGGAACCGCCCTACGATCCAAGAACGGCAACGGTACTAGTAATGTTGTCGCAAGCGAACCAAACATCGCGAGCGGCCAAGCGAAAAGAACCCGCTCCTAAATTACCTGTCATCCGGTTGGGCGTCCCGAACTTTGAAGCCGCACGGGTGGCTGGTCAAGCGATATTGCAAGCCTGGAAAATCATCGGGGTGGATGGAAAGCTGGTTGTCTACGACGAGCTACCAAGACTGGAGGACGATTCGATCGATATCCTCTACATGTCTGCAGCTCTTTGGGAGCCTGTGACAGACGCCGAGCGTTTGTTTGGGGTGGGCGGTCCAGCGGAAACGAATAATCAATACATCGTTCAAGCCCTTGGGAAACTCAATGCAGCCAGAAATTGGCGCGAGGTTCGGGAGGGATGCCAAGATTTGCATGCGCTCGTCGCTGCCCATCTTCCTGTCCTCCCACTTTGGCAAGTGAGTGAGACATTCGCATATAGGACCGAAATCCAGGGAGTTGCGAAGCGACCGATCGGACTCTACCAAGACGTGCAAAAATGGAGGATCCAAGTCCGATGA
- a CDS encoding PQQ-binding-like beta-propeller repeat protein has translation MAATAFIRLLESRGLLDPEIIQELYRQVETSKVRVTPEAIAKLLVENGQLTRFQATKLITELNETLDRSANDPTTALRGGRPIDSPVPNDHDSVEDLLPDDMDEVDVEVVSDSKDGSESDENETPVEIVATSAPVSRSDLDVDDFPKRVISGGTPTKSAWESFRILGVGFFLLLLLVALVPLLWWVTQGTAKEAFDRAESTYEARDYETAAKLFTDFAYKFPRDDRASEAKVRAVLATIREDAEKVADPSTAATRAQELLPTIAGEDAVGVLRPDMSDMLLRIADKFLSRIDNTESLEERQKLLDRLSEHMALIRDPRYIGPQERTQNSLRIQGIEEGQSRAARDIQRGQDLLVAIDSMTKSNEAKEVNKTYTTRRDLVRKYPVLETDKRLNELLAAATLLQKDLVQSVSQPPVLSTEEGAPTSVRRIVFTNRNGQGNASDTEPVFFKLKGSLVALRSGDGSVLWRKFIGYDWTGGPQSISSTGDSDVLVHFPENNSVQRLKADDGSLVWEAKFSSKVHRPQIDGDDLFVSTQDGQAYCLDAATGTVRWGKKVPQGADVPMGGAFGKRMRYVVGDHSNLYAFTRAGGQCEEVEYIGHNPGTIAIAPIWVLNHLMVFENTGPDYSYLKVYTTNDEGLNIQPSGQIPIRFKGHFVVDPQVDGRRFVVTTNLGEVAIFEVDVSSNREKVQKMAGSIEKETNPIVNWPLMIGTDLYLASNRIGLYQIQVSSQKLNRSWQKEDGDSFVAKPIQAGNSVIHARMVRGNLGVRVASINAQSGELNWETDVGVPVTALAGDASRWTALTAQGAVYQFTPEQFTNPSPVSQIENFGRNQRLMKFISSVTLQDGKLVVFNAEKENQLLLIDPSRSRGVSRLVSIDFGGATAANDPIAVGNLVVVPLTNSQLVLLDPDNAQIVGVPFQPTISAGEQPRWLNPVLLPDKQSIVIADEARSIYKLSTGKQLRTILQQDLDRKLKGRLSVLNNTVVAVSTNDAGDQLDFFDGIELKLFASLPMEGRFAWGPYSVQSGEVSLVLAYSEIEGLVAADDKGKKRWAINLDRIQLRGRPAIVGSDLLIGTATGDLLRISPTEGKIAGKTTIGEPVYLAPIVEGNAAVVAGDEGTVIAVPVPSANE, from the coding sequence ATGGCAGCAACTGCTTTTATTCGTTTGCTTGAAAGTCGTGGACTGCTCGATCCGGAGATCATCCAAGAGCTCTACCGTCAGGTCGAAACGTCCAAGGTTCGGGTAACCCCAGAAGCGATCGCAAAGCTTTTGGTGGAGAACGGACAGTTGACGCGTTTTCAAGCGACCAAGCTGATCACCGAGTTGAACGAGACGCTCGATCGATCCGCGAACGATCCGACTACGGCATTGCGAGGCGGACGGCCCATCGATAGCCCCGTCCCCAACGACCACGATTCGGTCGAAGATCTGTTGCCGGATGACATGGACGAAGTCGACGTCGAAGTCGTTTCGGATTCCAAGGACGGAAGCGAATCGGACGAGAATGAAACCCCAGTCGAGATCGTAGCGACCTCCGCTCCCGTGAGTCGATCGGATCTGGATGTCGATGATTTTCCAAAGCGAGTCATATCTGGCGGAACTCCTACGAAAAGCGCGTGGGAGTCATTTCGAATCCTGGGCGTTGGTTTCTTTCTACTGCTATTGCTGGTCGCGCTGGTCCCCTTGCTCTGGTGGGTGACACAAGGAACAGCAAAAGAAGCATTCGATCGCGCGGAATCGACGTACGAAGCCCGAGACTACGAGACCGCCGCGAAATTATTCACCGACTTTGCGTACAAATTCCCTAGGGACGATCGAGCGAGCGAAGCGAAGGTGCGGGCAGTTCTCGCGACCATTCGAGAGGATGCCGAAAAGGTTGCCGACCCCAGCACTGCCGCAACTCGCGCCCAGGAATTGCTCCCCACGATCGCGGGGGAGGATGCGGTGGGTGTTCTTCGGCCCGACATGTCGGACATGCTGCTTCGTATTGCCGACAAGTTTCTTTCTCGCATCGATAACACGGAGTCACTAGAGGAACGGCAGAAACTGCTCGATCGACTTTCCGAGCACATGGCTCTCATTCGCGACCCACGTTACATCGGTCCTCAAGAACGAACGCAGAATTCGCTTCGCATCCAAGGAATCGAGGAAGGACAATCGCGCGCCGCACGCGACATTCAACGAGGCCAGGATCTGCTCGTGGCTATCGACTCGATGACCAAATCGAATGAGGCCAAGGAAGTTAACAAGACGTATACAACCCGCCGAGACCTGGTCCGCAAATACCCCGTTCTCGAAACCGATAAACGGCTAAACGAGTTGTTAGCTGCAGCAACCTTGCTCCAAAAGGATCTTGTTCAATCGGTTTCCCAACCACCTGTTCTATCAACCGAAGAAGGGGCCCCCACTTCGGTTCGGCGTATTGTTTTTACGAATCGAAATGGGCAAGGTAATGCGAGTGATACCGAGCCGGTATTTTTCAAGCTAAAGGGATCGTTGGTCGCGCTACGATCGGGAGATGGTTCGGTTCTGTGGCGGAAGTTTATTGGTTACGATTGGACCGGTGGACCTCAATCGATCAGCTCCACGGGAGATAGCGACGTGCTTGTCCACTTCCCTGAGAATAACTCGGTTCAACGACTGAAAGCCGACGATGGCAGTCTCGTTTGGGAAGCAAAATTCTCCAGCAAAGTTCACCGCCCACAAATCGATGGCGACGATCTTTTTGTTTCGACACAAGACGGCCAAGCCTATTGTTTAGACGCCGCCACGGGTACGGTCCGCTGGGGAAAAAAAGTTCCGCAGGGAGCTGATGTACCCATGGGGGGAGCGTTCGGAAAACGCATGCGCTATGTCGTCGGCGACCATTCCAATCTCTATGCGTTTACGAGAGCCGGCGGTCAATGTGAGGAAGTCGAATACATTGGTCACAACCCAGGTACCATTGCCATCGCTCCAATCTGGGTCCTCAATCACCTGATGGTCTTTGAGAACACCGGTCCCGACTATTCCTACCTCAAGGTATACACGACCAACGATGAGGGATTGAATATCCAACCGAGCGGTCAGATTCCTATTCGCTTCAAGGGGCACTTTGTTGTAGATCCCCAGGTCGACGGTCGGCGCTTTGTCGTGACTACCAATCTCGGCGAGGTCGCAATCTTTGAAGTCGATGTATCGAGCAATCGCGAGAAAGTTCAAAAGATGGCTGGCTCGATCGAGAAAGAGACCAATCCGATCGTGAATTGGCCTTTGATGATCGGGACGGATCTCTATTTAGCATCCAACCGAATCGGCTTGTATCAAATCCAAGTGAGCAGCCAGAAATTGAACCGGTCGTGGCAGAAGGAAGACGGAGACTCGTTCGTCGCCAAGCCGATTCAAGCAGGGAATTCGGTTATTCATGCACGCATGGTGCGTGGCAATTTGGGAGTCCGTGTGGCAAGCATCAATGCGCAGTCGGGCGAGTTGAATTGGGAGACCGATGTAGGCGTGCCCGTAACCGCGCTCGCGGGGGACGCGTCGCGATGGACCGCGTTGACGGCTCAAGGGGCGGTCTACCAATTTACCCCCGAACAATTCACCAATCCCTCTCCGGTATCCCAAATCGAAAACTTTGGACGAAACCAACGATTGATGAAGTTTATCTCTTCGGTGACTCTACAAGATGGCAAATTGGTCGTCTTCAATGCCGAGAAGGAGAATCAATTGCTCTTGATCGATCCATCTCGTTCGCGGGGTGTAAGCAGACTGGTGTCCATCGACTTCGGCGGAGCCACGGCGGCCAATGATCCTATCGCGGTTGGCAATTTGGTGGTGGTCCCTCTTACCAATTCCCAACTTGTGTTGCTCGATCCAGACAATGCACAAATCGTGGGGGTTCCATTCCAACCCACGATTTCAGCCGGAGAGCAACCGCGTTGGTTGAATCCAGTCCTGCTACCTGACAAGCAGAGTATCGTTATCGCCGATGAAGCGCGGAGTATCTACAAGCTGTCGACTGGAAAGCAGTTGCGGACCATATTGCAGCAAGATCTCGATCGGAAGCTGAAAGGTCGCCTATCGGTATTGAACAATACTGTCGTCGCGGTAAGCACTAATGACGCCGGAGACCAGTTGGATTTCTTCGATGGCATCGAGTTAAAGCTCTTTGCGTCGCTTCCAATGGAGGGTCGGTTTGCTTGGGGGCCGTATTCGGTTCAATCCGGTGAAGTGAGTTTGGTTCTCGCGTACAGCGAAATTGAAGGACTTGTAGCTGCTGACGACAAGGGGAAGAAGCGATGGGCCATCAATCTGGATCGAATCCAGTTGCGTGGCAGACCTGCGATCGTCGGGAGCGATCTGTTGATTGGAACGGCCACGGGTGACTTGCTTCGAATCTCCCCTACGGAAGGAAAGATTGCTGGCAAGACCACGATTGGCGAGCCCGTTTATCTTGCACCGATCGTTGAGGGGAACGCAGCCGTGGTCGCCGGTGACGAAGGGACTGTAATCGCTGTTCCTGTACCGAGCGCGAACGAGTGA
- a CDS encoding biopolymer transporter ExbD produces MSIRLICPQCQSSLSVNNRLAGREIRCPHCSGSITVSGNQLESKQNVAPESIAKSRGDANGTVDLDRITASNEEFLEPVELADATGADGIEAEEIEVAELVLDSAPKVSETNRIPVATSRGSSLLLGSLEEVSLELEREQASQSDGEDEFDEISFPKKELPKDDMDMTPMVDVTFLLLIFFMITASFSKEKVFEEPPPLSDNAAMATEPPPVFDLVRVQIDEFNGYTIILPGGDEREASSKQDLLLALSDARAEVATGANEDQLKLMIEAHVDCIHAAVVAALDAGRDKGFTNFQVQVVEEFQ; encoded by the coding sequence ATGTCGATTCGACTTATATGCCCTCAATGTCAATCCTCTCTATCCGTCAACAACCGATTGGCAGGTCGAGAGATCCGGTGCCCCCACTGCAGTGGAAGCATCACGGTCTCGGGCAATCAACTGGAATCAAAACAAAACGTTGCCCCCGAGTCCATCGCTAAATCCCGTGGCGACGCAAACGGAACGGTAGATTTGGACCGAATCACGGCCTCGAACGAGGAGTTTCTGGAGCCCGTTGAGTTGGCCGACGCAACGGGAGCAGATGGAATCGAGGCCGAGGAGATCGAGGTCGCGGAGCTGGTACTGGATTCGGCTCCGAAAGTATCCGAGACGAATCGCATTCCAGTTGCGACTTCGCGCGGTAGCAGTTTGCTGCTGGGTAGCTTAGAAGAAGTCAGCTTAGAACTAGAGCGTGAACAGGCGTCGCAGTCCGATGGGGAGGACGAATTCGACGAGATCTCCTTTCCCAAAAAGGAGCTACCGAAAGATGATATGGACATGACCCCGATGGTCGATGTCACATTTCTGCTTCTTATCTTCTTCATGATCACAGCTTCCTTCAGCAAAGAGAAAGTGTTTGAGGAGCCACCGCCCCTTTCGGACAACGCAGCCATGGCGACCGAACCTCCGCCTGTTTTCGATTTGGTTCGAGTTCAGATCGATGAATTCAATGGATACACAATTATTTTGCCGGGAGGGGATGAGCGCGAGGCCAGTAGCAAACAGGATCTGTTGCTCGCGCTTTCCGACGCGAGGGCAGAGGTGGCGACAGGGGCAAATGAGGACCAACTCAAACTCATGATCGAGGCCCATGTCGATTGCATCCATGCTGCGGTTGTTGCTGCCTTGGATGCGGGACGGGACAAAGGATTCACGAATTTTCAGGTTCAAGTGGTCGAGGAGTTTCAATAG